The following proteins are encoded in a genomic region of Shinella zoogloeoides:
- a CDS encoding ribose-phosphate pyrophosphokinase, with the protein MKVFAGNSNRLLAEAICNYLNVPLGRATVRRFADQEIFVEIQENVRGEDVFVVQSTSFPTNDHLMEMLIMIDAMRRSSARRITAVIPYFGYARQDRKPGPRTPISAKLVANLITEAGADRVLTLDLHAGQIQGFFDIPTDNLYAVPILARDVKQNYDLKNVMVVSPDVGGVVRARALAKRLDCLLAIVDKRRDRPGESEVMNVIGDVAGKDCLLIDDIVDSGGTLCNAAEALLKNGATSVTAYITHGVLSGGAVARVTSSKLKELVITDTIQPTTAVQSAHNIRVISTANLLGEAINRTSAEESVSSLFD; encoded by the coding sequence ATGAAGGTTTTCGCGGGCAATTCGAACCGGCTTCTGGCCGAAGCGATCTGCAATTATCTGAATGTTCCGCTCGGCCGTGCCACGGTTCGGCGCTTCGCAGACCAGGAAATCTTCGTTGAAATCCAGGAGAATGTGCGCGGCGAGGACGTTTTCGTCGTGCAGTCGACGTCGTTCCCGACGAACGACCATCTGATGGAAATGCTCATCATGATCGATGCGATGCGCCGCTCCTCGGCGCGCCGCATCACGGCCGTGATCCCCTATTTCGGCTATGCCCGCCAGGACCGCAAGCCCGGCCCGCGCACGCCGATCTCCGCCAAGCTGGTCGCCAACCTCATCACCGAGGCCGGCGCCGACCGCGTGCTGACGCTCGACCTGCATGCCGGCCAGATCCAGGGCTTCTTCGACATTCCGACCGACAACCTCTACGCCGTGCCGATCCTGGCGCGCGACGTGAAGCAGAACTATGACCTGAAGAACGTCATGGTCGTCTCGCCGGACGTCGGCGGCGTGGTGCGCGCCCGCGCGCTCGCCAAGCGCCTCGACTGTCTGCTGGCCATCGTCGACAAGCGCCGCGACCGTCCGGGCGAATCCGAGGTCATGAACGTCATCGGCGACGTCGCGGGCAAGGATTGCCTGCTGATCGACGACATCGTCGATTCGGGCGGCACGCTCTGCAACGCGGCCGAGGCGCTCTTGAAGAACGGCGCCACCAGCGTCACCGCCTATATCACCCATGGCGTGCTTTCGGGCGGCGCCGTGGCGCGCGTCACCTCTTCCAAGCTCAAGGAACTGGTGATCACCGACACGATCCAGCCGACCACGGCCGTCCAGTCCGCGCACAATATCCGCGTGATCTCGACCGCCAACCTGCTCGGCGAGGCGATCAACCGCACCAGCGCCGAAGAGTCCGTTTCCAGCCTCTTCGACTAA
- a CDS encoding Kazal-type serine protease inhibitor produces the protein MTPFLSRLAGRIAILLAAGTLVACSVDVDEGGGRPRPRPQACTMEYMPVCGARGGDLQTFANTCEARSSGYRVVSRGECRRGGRPEPRPDEGRACTREYAPVCGANGRDRQTFANACEARRSGYDVIGRGECQGRNPGGNGSDWGNGRDRDRDNQRVCTMEYRPVCAQRGRDRKTFGNSCSADAAGYRVVSPGECSAY, from the coding sequence ATGACGCCTTTCCTGTCCCGGCTGGCCGGACGCATTGCCATCCTTCTTGCCGCCGGCACGCTTGTCGCCTGCTCTGTCGACGTCGATGAAGGCGGCGGTCGTCCCCGTCCTCGCCCGCAGGCCTGCACCATGGAATACATGCCGGTGTGCGGCGCGCGCGGCGGCGACCTCCAGACCTTCGCCAATACCTGCGAGGCACGATCGAGCGGCTACCGCGTCGTCAGCCGTGGCGAGTGCCGCCGTGGCGGTCGTCCCGAGCCGCGCCCTGACGAAGGTCGCGCCTGCACGCGCGAATATGCGCCGGTCTGCGGCGCGAACGGCCGCGACCGCCAGACCTTCGCCAATGCCTGCGAAGCGCGCCGCAGCGGCTATGACGTGATCGGCCGCGGCGAATGCCAGGGCCGCAATCCGGGCGGCAACGGCAGCGACTGGGGCAACGGCCGCGATCGCGACCGTGACAACCAGCGCGTCTGCACCATGGAATACCGGCCGGTCTGCGCGCAGCGCGGCCGCGACCGCAAGACGTTCGGCAATTCATGCTCGGCCGATGCCGCCGGCTACCGCGTCGTCAGCCCGGGCGAATGCTCGGCCTACTGA
- a CDS encoding DUF779 domain-containing protein, translating to MPEALPEALNEPRVVATDAALALIREIREDYPDILFHQSGGCCDGSSPMCYPADDYIVGDRDVKLGEIGGVPVYISESQFDVWKHTQLIIDVVPGRGGMFSLDNGREKRFLTRSRLFGGGEACPLPER from the coding sequence ATGCCCGAAGCCCTGCCCGAAGCCCTGAACGAACCGCGCGTGGTGGCGACCGATGCCGCGCTCGCGCTCATCCGCGAGATCCGGGAGGACTATCCGGACATCCTGTTCCACCAGTCGGGCGGCTGCTGCGACGGCTCCTCGCCCATGTGCTATCCGGCGGACGACTACATTGTCGGCGACCGGGACGTGAAGCTCGGCGAGATCGGCGGCGTGCCGGTCTATATCAGCGAAAGCCAGTTCGACGTGTGGAAGCACACGCAGCTTATCATCGACGTGGTGCCGGGGCGGGGCGGCATGTTCTCGCTCGACAACGGGCGGGAGAAGCGCTTCCTCACCCGCTCGCGCCTCTTCGGTGGCGGGGAAGCCTGTCCGTTGCCGGAACGCTGA
- the adh gene encoding aldehyde dehydrogenase: MLHQKIVENPYKAKYGNFIGGEWREPVAGRYFDNTTPITGGKLCEIARSDAADIELALDAAHAAKDKWGRTSTTERSNILMKIAQRMEDNLELLARAETWDNGKPLRETLAADIPLAIDHFRYFAACVRAQEGGISEIDHETVAYHFHEPLGVVGQIIPWNFPILMATWKLAPALAAGNCVVLKPAEQTPSSILIWAELIGDLLPPGVLNIVNGFGLEAGKPLASNPRIAKIAFTGETTTGRLIMQYASQNLIPVTLELGGKSPNIFFEDVMREDDDYLDKALEGFAMFALNQGEVCTCPSRALVHEKIYDRFMEKAIKRVEKIVQGNPLDTATMIGAQASSEQLEKILSYIDIGRQEGAEVLTGGGRNDLGGELSSGYYVKPTVFRGHNKMRIFQEEIFGPVVSVTTFKDDAEALAIANDTLYGLGAGVWSRDANRCYHFGRDIQAGRVWTNCYHAYPAHAAFGGYKQSGVGRENHKMMLDHYQQTKNMLVSYSPKALGFF, from the coding sequence ATGCTGCACCAGAAGATCGTCGAAAACCCGTACAAGGCGAAATACGGCAACTTCATCGGCGGCGAGTGGCGGGAGCCGGTCGCGGGCCGCTACTTCGACAACACCACGCCCATCACCGGCGGCAAGCTCTGCGAGATCGCGCGCTCGGACGCCGCCGATATCGAGCTCGCCCTCGACGCCGCCCATGCCGCCAAGGACAAGTGGGGCCGCACCTCGACCACCGAGCGCTCCAACATCCTGATGAAGATCGCCCAGCGCATGGAGGACAATCTCGAACTCCTCGCCCGCGCCGAGACCTGGGACAACGGCAAGCCGCTGCGCGAGACGCTGGCCGCCGACATTCCGCTCGCCATCGACCATTTCCGCTATTTCGCGGCCTGCGTGCGCGCGCAGGAAGGCGGCATCAGCGAGATCGACCATGAGACCGTCGCCTATCACTTCCACGAGCCGCTCGGCGTCGTCGGCCAGATCATCCCGTGGAACTTCCCGATCCTGATGGCCACCTGGAAGCTGGCGCCCGCGCTTGCCGCCGGCAATTGCGTGGTGCTGAAGCCCGCCGAGCAGACGCCGTCCTCGATCCTCATCTGGGCCGAGCTTATCGGCGACCTGCTGCCGCCGGGCGTGCTCAACATCGTCAACGGTTTCGGCCTGGAAGCCGGCAAGCCGCTCGCCTCCAATCCGCGCATCGCCAAGATCGCCTTCACTGGCGAGACGACGACCGGCCGCCTCATCATGCAATATGCCAGCCAGAACCTCATTCCGGTGACGCTGGAGCTCGGCGGCAAGTCGCCGAACATCTTCTTCGAAGACGTCATGCGCGAAGACGACGACTATCTCGACAAGGCGCTGGAAGGTTTCGCCATGTTCGCGCTGAACCAGGGCGAGGTCTGCACATGCCCGAGCCGCGCGCTGGTGCACGAGAAGATCTACGACCGCTTCATGGAAAAAGCGATCAAGCGCGTCGAGAAGATCGTGCAGGGCAACCCGCTCGACACGGCGACGATGATCGGCGCGCAGGCCTCCTCCGAGCAGCTCGAGAAGATCCTCTCCTATATCGACATCGGCCGGCAGGAAGGCGCGGAAGTGCTGACCGGCGGCGGGCGCAACGATCTCGGCGGCGAACTCTCCAGCGGCTACTACGTCAAGCCGACCGTCTTCCGCGGCCATAACAAGATGCGCATTTTCCAGGAGGAGATCTTCGGGCCGGTCGTCTCGGTCACGACCTTCAAGGACGATGCCGAGGCGCTCGCCATCGCCAACGACACGCTCTACGGCCTCGGCGCGGGCGTGTGGAGCCGCGATGCGAACCGCTGCTACCATTTCGGCCGCGACATCCAGGCCGGCCGCGTCTGGACCAATTGCTACCACGCCTATCCGGCCCACGCGGCCTTCGGCGGCTACAAGCAGTCCGGCGTCGGGCGCGAGAACCACAAGATGATGCTCGACCACTACCAGCAGACCAAGAACATGCTGGTCAGCTACTCTCCCAAGGCGCTCGGCTTCTTCTGA
- a CDS encoding helix-turn-helix domain-containing protein: MSVRFDHADHVHTVAAHASAAASSPVAASWRRCLMLHGLAPEEARTPWRLTEAEFRQARIRSSALIEEARGEIDRLFATVGKAGCCLLLTDENGIALERRGAAGDDRDFRGVGLWSGTVWSEASVGTNGIGTALADERAVLILRDQHFLSQNTGLSCTTAPIRDHNGRIAAAIDISTCRDDANEMTMSILSQAVRDAAARIEAGLFRRAFSAARILLVPVEGRMAPALLAVDRDDLVLGATRAARQVLGLDDRRIATGIAASDLLHEDRAEEGRDLDDAERAALRRVLTRAGGNVSQAADLLGISRATLYRKMKKLSIN; the protein is encoded by the coding sequence ATGTCTGTGCGTTTCGATCACGCAGATCATGTGCACACCGTTGCGGCCCATGCCTCGGCCGCGGCGAGTTCGCCGGTGGCGGCCTCGTGGCGGCGGTGCCTGATGCTGCACGGCCTCGCCCCGGAGGAGGCGCGCACGCCCTGGCGGCTGACCGAGGCCGAGTTCCGGCAGGCGCGCATCCGTTCCAGCGCGCTGATCGAGGAGGCGCGGGGCGAGATCGACCGGCTCTTCGCGACGGTCGGCAAGGCCGGCTGCTGCCTCTTGCTCACCGATGAGAACGGCATTGCGCTCGAACGGCGCGGGGCGGCGGGCGACGACCGCGATTTCCGAGGCGTCGGCCTCTGGTCCGGCACGGTCTGGAGCGAGGCGAGCGTCGGCACCAACGGCATCGGCACGGCGCTTGCCGACGAGCGGGCGGTGCTGATCCTGCGCGACCAGCATTTCCTGTCGCAGAACACCGGCCTTTCCTGCACGACCGCGCCGATTCGCGACCATAACGGCCGCATCGCCGCCGCCATCGACATCTCCACCTGCCGCGACGATGCCAACGAGATGACCATGTCGATCCTCTCGCAGGCCGTGCGGGATGCCGCGGCGCGCATCGAGGCGGGCCTCTTCCGCCGCGCCTTCTCCGCCGCGCGCATCCTGCTCGTGCCCGTCGAAGGGCGCATGGCGCCGGCGTTGCTGGCCGTCGACCGCGACGACCTCGTGCTCGGCGCCACCCGCGCCGCCCGGCAGGTGCTCGGCCTCGACGACCGGCGCATCGCGACCGGCATCGCCGCCTCCGATCTCCTGCACGAGGACCGGGCGGAGGAGGGGCGGGACCTCGACGATGCCGAACGCGCCGCGCTCCGGCGCGTGCTGACGCGCGCTGGCGGCAATGTCAGCCAGGCGGCGGACCTGCTCGGCATCAGCCGCGCAACGCTGTACCGCAAGATGAAGAAGCTCTCGATCAACTGA
- a CDS encoding benzoate/H(+) symporter BenE family transporter, whose translation MLRDFSAQALFMGLLTAFVGFASSFAVVLHGLTGVGATEAQAASGLMALSVSMGICAIVLSVATRLPVSIAWSTPGAALLASSGAVEGGFSTAVGGFLVCAALIVVAGLWKPLGRMVAAIPATLANAMLAGVLIGLCFAPVKAIAFNPLLGLPIALAWIVVGSVNRLYAVPAALAAFVAVLAFGIDIPDGAFAGLADALLPKPEFVTPAFTVAGLVGIALPLFIVTMASQNIPGIAVLKVNDYEPNPGPLFAVTGFFSLLSAPFGGHAVNLAAITAAMCAGSDAHPDPAKRYWAAINAGVFYVIFGLAAGAVTAFVSLAPPILIQAVAGLALISAFAGSALNAFRETEGREAAAVTFLVTASGVSFAGVSGAFWGLIAGGLMLALSRFVASLRK comes from the coding sequence ATGCTTCGTGATTTTTCCGCCCAAGCCCTGTTCATGGGTCTGCTCACCGCCTTCGTCGGTTTCGCCAGTTCCTTCGCCGTCGTGCTGCACGGCCTCACCGGCGTCGGCGCCACGGAGGCGCAGGCCGCCTCGGGGCTGATGGCGCTGTCCGTGTCGATGGGCATCTGCGCCATCGTGCTCAGCGTCGCAACGCGCCTGCCCGTCTCGATCGCCTGGTCGACGCCGGGCGCGGCGCTGCTGGCCAGTTCCGGCGCGGTCGAGGGCGGCTTCTCGACGGCGGTCGGCGGGTTCCTCGTCTGCGCGGCACTGATCGTCGTCGCGGGCCTGTGGAAGCCGCTCGGCCGCATGGTCGCCGCCATTCCCGCGACGCTCGCCAACGCCATGCTGGCCGGCGTGCTGATCGGCCTCTGCTTCGCGCCGGTCAAGGCTATCGCCTTCAACCCGCTGCTCGGCCTGCCGATCGCGCTCGCCTGGATCGTCGTCGGCAGCGTCAACCGCCTCTATGCGGTGCCCGCCGCGCTCGCCGCCTTCGTCGCGGTCCTCGCCTTCGGCATCGACATCCCCGACGGCGCCTTCGCCGGCCTCGCCGATGCGCTGCTGCCGAAACCCGAATTCGTGACGCCGGCCTTCACGGTCGCCGGGCTCGTCGGCATCGCCCTGCCGCTCTTCATCGTCACCATGGCCTCGCAGAACATTCCCGGCATCGCCGTGCTGAAGGTCAACGACTACGAGCCCAATCCCGGCCCGCTCTTCGCCGTCACCGGCTTCTTCTCGCTGCTTTCGGCCCCCTTCGGCGGCCATGCGGTCAACCTCGCCGCCATAACCGCCGCCATGTGCGCCGGCTCGGACGCCCATCCCGACCCGGCGAAACGTTACTGGGCGGCCATCAATGCCGGTGTCTTCTACGTGATCTTCGGCCTTGCCGCGGGCGCGGTCACCGCCTTCGTCAGCCTCGCCCCGCCGATCCTCATCCAGGCCGTCGCCGGCCTTGCGCTGATCAGCGCCTTCGCCGGCTCCGCGCTCAACGCCTTCCGCGAGACGGAGGGGCGGGAAGCGGCGGCGGTGACCTTCCTCGTCACCGCCTCGGGCGTTTCCTTCGCCGGCGTTTCCGGCGCCTTCTGGGGCCTGATCGCGGGTGGCCTGATGCTGGCGCTCTCCCGCTTCGTGGCGAGCCTTCGGAAATAA
- a CDS encoding 50S ribosomal protein L25/general stress protein Ctc, translating to MSHDTYELKAETRERVGKGSSRELRRNGLIPAVIYGDKQAPLAIAISTKEVTQRIHAGGFKTTVATIDVNGEKIKVLPKDFQLDPVRDFTMHVDFLRVSGDTHVVVEVPVHFVNEEKSPGIKAGGVLNVVRHAVELHALAGNIPDSITADLTGLKVGDGIHISHVKLPKGTSPVITDRDFTIATIAVPAAGVKEEEAAASEE from the coding sequence ATGAGCCACGACACTTACGAGCTCAAGGCCGAAACGCGCGAACGGGTTGGTAAGGGGTCCTCCCGTGAACTTCGCCGCAACGGCCTTATTCCTGCAGTTATCTACGGCGACAAGCAGGCCCCCCTCGCTATCGCCATCTCGACCAAGGAAGTGACCCAGCGCATCCACGCCGGCGGCTTCAAGACGACGGTCGCCACGATCGACGTCAACGGCGAGAAGATCAAGGTTCTGCCGAAGGACTTCCAGCTGGATCCGGTCCGCGACTTCACGATGCATGTCGACTTCCTGCGCGTTTCGGGCGACACCCACGTTGTCGTCGAAGTGCCGGTTCACTTCGTCAACGAAGAGAAGTCCCCGGGCATCAAGGCCGGCGGCGTCCTGAACGTCGTTCGCCACGCTGTCGAGCTGCACGCCCTTGCCGGCAACATCCCGGACTCCATCACGGCCGACCTGACCGGCCTGAAGGTCGGCGACGGCATCCACATCTCCCACGTCAAGCTGCCGAAGGGCACCAGCCCGGTCATCACCGACCGCGACTTCACGATCGCCACGATCGCTGTCCCGGCTGCCGGCGTGAAGGAAGAAGAAGCCGCAGCTTCGGAAGAATAA
- a CDS encoding EAL domain-containing protein, with product MKMHSVESRFIAIVIGALLVFVAPLFVLFLVLSSDRVARERLQNTDVLLKSSVQALGKPLWDLDRESIDQIVGDLEAEADIGYVRVRDTSGTIDVSVPAVAPDADETRAVVVTDITHKAMDGPKKVGTAEIWLRKEGPFSRFSTDEMTIFAIFFFAVATLFTAAIIGNRITIIRPLMRLTAAIEATRRLGSRHHVDWTSNDEMGALAHNFNEMQSRLEREETELKHAHARATDIYNLTPAMLFSIDGQNRITAVSDYWLTATGYRREQVIGQEFTAFVDADWRDVYRARREQGSEDGICEVTVRFRRADDSVMDVLILETGVTAESGRQPLSLSVMTDVTDLKEAENRNHRQAITDHLTGLLNRQGFESVLDDMIEEADTRGQPLACLFVDLDRFKWINDNLGHAAGDDVLCQVAMLLRRQLRAGDVIARLGGDEFAILLSARNGHQFALDVSERLVASLRAPLIVNGAELTVSASIGVAVYPDQASTAACLLQKSDMAMYARKRSGKNGVQLFDNNMVDIARKRLEIEKFIEQGLRDDWFTAHLQPIVCLSDGRVAGFEALMRLQHPERGLLPPAEIIGIAEENGSIGQIGDCILAKSIRSLSIISKLEGLADSYLAVNFSPLQFEPDLPARLAHLLLENGITPSRIVVEITEAVLMLDNPIVREVLDALSQLGCRIALDDFGTGYSSLSYLNRFPVDIVKIDQSFTRSLSSDQPDVRRKSRMLVEGIRTISHQMGCAVVAEGIETAEQWDILQAMDVEFGQGYLMSRPLPLDVLLEKLDEIRAAGAVERRAMAS from the coding sequence ATGAAAATGCATTCGGTCGAAAGCCGCTTCATTGCCATCGTCATCGGTGCCCTGCTCGTCTTCGTCGCACCGCTCTTCGTCCTGTTCCTCGTCCTCTCCTCCGACCGCGTCGCGCGCGAGCGCCTGCAGAACACCGACGTCCTCCTCAAGAGCAGCGTCCAGGCGCTCGGCAAGCCGCTCTGGGACCTCGACCGGGAAAGCATCGACCAGATCGTCGGCGACCTCGAGGCCGAGGCCGATATCGGCTATGTGCGCGTGCGCGACACGTCCGGCACGATCGACGTCAGCGTGCCCGCCGTCGCGCCCGATGCGGATGAGACACGCGCCGTGGTCGTGACGGATATCACGCACAAGGCCATGGACGGTCCCAAGAAGGTCGGCACCGCGGAGATCTGGCTTCGCAAGGAAGGCCCCTTCTCGCGCTTCTCGACGGACGAGATGACGATCTTCGCCATCTTCTTCTTCGCCGTGGCGACGCTCTTCACGGCGGCCATCATCGGCAACCGCATCACGATCATCCGGCCGCTGATGCGCCTGACCGCCGCGATCGAGGCGACGCGCCGCCTCGGCTCCCGCCACCATGTCGACTGGACCTCGAACGACGAGATGGGTGCCCTCGCCCATAACTTCAACGAGATGCAGAGCAGGCTGGAGCGCGAGGAGACGGAGCTGAAGCACGCCCATGCCCGCGCCACCGACATCTACAACCTCACCCCCGCCATGCTCTTCTCCATCGACGGGCAGAACCGCATCACCGCCGTCAGCGATTACTGGCTGACGGCGACCGGCTATCGCCGCGAGCAGGTGATCGGCCAGGAATTCACCGCCTTCGTCGATGCCGACTGGCGCGATGTCTACCGCGCCCGCCGCGAACAGGGATCGGAGGACGGCATCTGCGAGGTCACGGTGCGCTTCCGCCGCGCCGACGACAGCGTGATGGACGTGCTGATCCTGGAGACGGGCGTGACGGCGGAGAGCGGCCGCCAGCCTTTGTCGCTGTCGGTCATGACGGATGTCACCGATCTCAAGGAAGCGGAGAACCGCAACCACCGCCAGGCGATCACCGACCACCTGACCGGCCTTCTCAACCGGCAGGGCTTCGAATCCGTGCTGGACGACATGATCGAGGAGGCCGACACGCGCGGCCAGCCGCTCGCCTGCCTCTTCGTCGACCTCGACCGCTTCAAGTGGATCAACGACAATCTCGGCCATGCCGCCGGCGACGACGTGCTCTGCCAGGTCGCCATGCTGCTGCGCCGCCAGTTGCGCGCCGGCGATGTGATCGCCCGCCTCGGCGGCGACGAGTTCGCGATCCTGCTCTCGGCCCGCAACGGCCACCAGTTCGCCCTCGACGTCAGCGAGCGGCTGGTCGCAAGCCTTCGCGCGCCGCTCATTGTCAACGGCGCGGAACTGACGGTCAGCGCCAGCATCGGCGTCGCCGTCTATCCCGACCAGGCATCCACCGCCGCCTGCCTGCTGCAGAAGTCGGACATGGCCATGTATGCCCGCAAGCGCAGCGGCAAGAACGGCGTGCAGCTCTTCGACAACAACATGGTCGACATTGCCCGCAAGCGGCTGGAAATCGAGAAGTTCATCGAGCAAGGTCTGCGGGACGACTGGTTCACCGCCCATCTCCAGCCGATCGTTTGCCTCTCCGACGGACGCGTCGCCGGCTTCGAGGCGCTGATGCGCCTCCAGCATCCCGAGCGCGGCCTGCTGCCGCCGGCCGAGATCATCGGCATCGCCGAGGAGAACGGCTCGATCGGCCAGATCGGCGACTGCATCCTGGCGAAGTCCATCCGCAGCCTCTCGATCATCTCGAAGCTGGAGGGCCTTGCCGACAGCTATCTCGCGGTGAATTTCTCGCCGCTGCAGTTCGAGCCCGACCTGCCCGCCCGCCTCGCCCATCTCCTCCTGGAAAACGGCATCACGCCGTCGCGCATCGTGGTGGAAATCACCGAAGCGGTGCTGATGCTCGACAATCCGATCGTGCGAGAAGTGCTCGACGCCCTTTCCCAACTCGGCTGCCGCATCGCGCTCGACGATTTCGGCACGGGCTATTCCTCGCTGAGCTACCTCAACCGCTTTCCGGTCGATATCGTCAAGATCGACCAGTCCTTCACCCGTTCGCTCTCTTCCGATCAGCCGGACGTGCGCCGCAAGAGCCGCATGCTGGTCGAGGGCATCCGCACGATCTCGCACCAGATGGGCTGCGCCGTCGTGGCGGAAGGCATCGAGACGGCGGAGCAATGGGACATTCTCCAGGCCATGGATGTCGAGTTCGGCCAGGGCTACCTGATGAGCCGCCCCCTGCCGCTGGACGTCCTCCTGGAGAAGCTGGACGAAATCAGGGCAGCCGGCGCGGTCGAGCGCCGGGCCATGGCCTCCTGA
- a CDS encoding substrate-binding periplasmic protein, with translation MKTLLLTLCLSLTPLSTALAETLHFVTEEYPPFNYSQDGRITGIGVEQVDAITKAAGIDYTLEIMPWARAFAMAKSQPMHCVFTTGYTRERSGQFVWVNPLLKDQMVLLKRKDGSKGPATMQEALGMKIGSQRGDFAVEVMEDLGVKDIDLAADIDLSVRKLLSGRIDLLPTSIKTYENLVNQGQPVEKAMLLAGKTYGIACQKDTPPALIARLQAELDKLILSGGQDRIFTAYGLPPNARTADNGDKK, from the coding sequence ATGAAGACGCTGCTCCTGACGCTTTGCCTTTCGCTCACCCCGCTCTCGACCGCGCTTGCCGAAACGCTCCATTTCGTCACCGAGGAATATCCGCCCTTCAACTATTCGCAAGACGGCAGGATCACCGGCATCGGCGTCGAGCAGGTCGACGCGATCACGAAGGCGGCGGGGATCGACTATACGCTCGAGATCATGCCCTGGGCCCGCGCCTTCGCCATGGCGAAGAGCCAGCCGATGCATTGCGTCTTCACGACGGGCTACACCCGCGAGCGCTCCGGCCAGTTCGTCTGGGTCAATCCGCTCCTGAAGGACCAGATGGTGCTGCTGAAGCGCAAGGACGGCAGCAAGGGGCCGGCCACCATGCAGGAAGCGCTCGGCATGAAGATCGGCTCGCAGCGTGGCGACTTCGCCGTGGAGGTGATGGAGGATCTCGGCGTCAAGGACATCGACCTCGCCGCCGATATCGACCTTTCCGTCCGCAAGCTCCTGTCGGGCCGCATCGACCTCCTGCCTACCTCCATCAAGACCTACGAGAACCTCGTGAACCAGGGCCAGCCCGTCGAGAAAGCCATGCTTCTCGCAGGCAAGACCTATGGCATCGCCTGCCAGAAGGATACGCCGCCCGCGCTGATCGCCCGCCTGCAGGCGGAGCTGGACAAGCTGATCCTCAGCGGCGGGCAGGACCGCATCTTCACCGCCTACGGCCTGCCGCCGAACGCCCGCACCGCCGACAACGGCGACAAGAAATGA
- the pth gene encoding aminoacyl-tRNA hydrolase produces MQIIAGLGNPGAKYAGNRHNIGFMALDAIHRKNPFSPWSKKFKAEISEGELAGEKVLLVKPQTFMNLSGESVGEAMRFYKLAPKDIVAIYDELDLAPGKARIKVGGGHGGHNGIKSLDAHCGKDYRRLRLGIGHPGTKELVTNHVLGDFAKADHAWLDPLLDELGINAAMLVRGEDSQLMNKLALATGSKPEEKEAPAKKSGGQSHIRQARNHAQPKILPTSGPMADMLKKLFGNKGD; encoded by the coding sequence ATGCAGATCATCGCCGGGCTCGGCAATCCGGGCGCAAAATATGCGGGCAACCGCCACAATATCGGTTTCATGGCGCTCGACGCCATCCACCGCAAGAACCCGTTCTCGCCCTGGTCGAAGAAGTTCAAGGCGGAGATTTCCGAGGGCGAGCTTGCCGGCGAGAAAGTGCTGCTCGTCAAGCCGCAGACCTTCATGAACCTTTCCGGCGAATCCGTCGGTGAGGCCATGCGCTTCTACAAGCTGGCGCCGAAGGACATCGTGGCGATCTACGACGAGCTGGACCTTGCCCCCGGCAAGGCGCGCATCAAGGTCGGCGGCGGCCATGGCGGGCACAACGGCATCAAGTCGCTCGACGCCCATTGCGGCAAGGACTATCGGCGCCTGCGCCTCGGCATCGGCCATCCCGGCACCAAGGAACTCGTCACCAACCACGTTCTCGGCGATTTCGCCAAGGCTGACCATGCCTGGCTCGATCCGCTGCTCGATGAACTGGGCATCAATGCCGCCATGCTGGTGCGCGGCGAGGATTCGCAGCTGATGAACAAGCTGGCGCTCGCCACCGGCAGCAAGCCGGAGGAGAAGGAGGCGCCGGCAAAGAAATCCGGCGGCCAGTCCCATATCCGCCAGGCCCGCAACCACGCCCAGCCGAAAATCCTGCCCACCAGCGGCCCGATGGCCGACATGCTGAAGAAGCTCTTCGGCAACAAGGGCGACTAG
- the clpS gene encoding ATP-dependent Clp protease adapter ClpS: MSNGDTVLKPKTVTKPKLERPRLYKVILVNDDYTPRDFVVLVLKAIFRMPETTSYRVMMTAHKMGTSVVVVCARDIAETKAKEATELAKDAGFPLLFQTEPEE, from the coding sequence ATGAGCAATGGTGACACCGTCCTCAAGCCGAAAACCGTCACGAAGCCAAAGCTGGAACGGCCGAGGCTCTACAAGGTCATCCTGGTCAACGACGACTATACGCCGCGCGACTTCGTCGTGCTCGTGCTGAAGGCCATCTTCCGCATGCCCGAGACGACGAGCTACCGCGTCATGATGACGGCGCACAAGATGGGCACGTCCGTCGTGGTCGTCTGCGCGCGCGACATCGCCGAGACGAAGGCGAAGGAAGCGACGGAGCTTGCCAAGGATGCCGGCTTTCCGCTGCTCTTCCAGACGGAGCCGGAGGAATAG